From the Musa acuminata AAA Group cultivar baxijiao chromosome BXJ3-7, Cavendish_Baxijiao_AAA, whole genome shotgun sequence genome, one window contains:
- the LOC103992443 gene encoding pentatricopeptide repeat-containing protein At2g41720, whose amino-acid sequence MDCSSALSTKPVPPAPPNPSSANLPESPTPQRKIWIKPTAPASKKQQQQQRRKKGSGWDEKRVVGFVDYDEGERRVSTEISGARKDEIPARYRLRVDGSRWQKDWKLSEVVDQVMRLRHWEDIDGVLNRWAGRFARKNFPLLIREITSTGSLDHAVHVFRWMKNQRHYSPRSDIYNMLISLHAKHNQTDQARGLFFEMQQWRCKPDTETYNSLINAHGRVGQWRWAVNIMEDMLQAAIPPSRTTYNNLISACGSGGHWKEALEICKKMTENGVGPDLVTHNIILSAFKRGAQYSKSLAYFDLMKETNICPDTITFNIVIHCLVKLGQFGKAVDVFNSMRERGAKCQPDIVTFTCIIHAYSTCGQIENCKVAFDMILAEGLKPNIVAYNALIGAYASNGMHTEALATFNLLKHAGLRPDVVSYTSLLNAYGRSGQPEKAKGFFDMIKQNSLRPNIVSYNALIDAYGSSGLLAEAIGVLHAMEEDGVQADIVSISTLLAACGRCSQIVNIDSILSAARSRRIKLNTVAYNSAIGSYMSVEEYDKAVSLYRSMREDNIKPDSITFNILISGSCKVKKYAESLQFLDEMMDLNIPFSKEVYSSLIHSYSKQGQLTEAESIFNMMKGTDCSPDVITYTSMIHAYSIAGNWMKAWELFEDMERNNIQPDPVLCSSLIEALNIGCQPEKVLWLAELMREKYIPLNSSASFGVIYACSMVRDWRAASKTIECMETSFSSISLGLLNQILHFLGKSGKIETMMKVYYKILSSHSNVSLVTHTILLKNLLASGRWRMCIEVLQWMEDAGIQPTLNMYRSVLSYARKDNSVEHANLIQERISTLRGKID is encoded by the exons atggattgcagCAGCGCGCTCTCCACCAAACCCGTCCCTCCCGCTCCTCCAAACCCCTCCTCCGCGAACCTCCCGGAATCCCCGACTCCGCAGCGCAAGATTTGGATCAAGCCGACGGCTCCGGCTtccaagaagcagcagcagcagcagcggaggAAGAAAGGGTCTGGGTGGGACGAGAAGAGGGTGGTGGGTTTCGTGGATTACGACGAGGGCGAGCGCCGCGTCTCTACCGAGATCAGCGGGGCCCGCAAGGATGAGATCCCTGCGAGGTACCGCCTCCGCGTCGACGGCAGCCGCTGGCAGAAGGACTGGAAGCTCTCCGAGGTCGTCGACCAGGTGATGAGGCTGCGCCACTGGGAGGACATCGATGGCGTCCTCAACCGCTGGGCCGGTCGCTTCGCTCGGAAAAACTTCCCTCTCCTCATTCGG GAAATAACAAGTACTGGTTCCCTTGATCATGCTGTACATGTGTTCCGGTGGATGAAAAATCAGAGACACTACTCTCCTCGGAGTGACATCTACAATATGCTCATTAGTCTGCATGCCAAACATAATCAAACTGATCAAGCACGCGGTTTATTTTTTGAGATGCAACAGTGGAG GTGCAAACCTGATACTGAAACCTATAATTCTCTCATTAATGCACATGGTCGAGTTGGTCAGTGGCGTTGGGCTGTGAATATTATGGAAGATATGCTTCAAGCTGCT ATACCTCCTAGCCGAACTACATACAATAATTTGATTAGTGCTTGTGGATCTGGTGGCCACTGGAAAGAGGCtcttgaaatttgcaagaaaATGACAGAAAATGGTGTGGGGCCTGATTTGGTGACTCATAACATTATTTTATCAGCTTTCAAAAGAGGAGCTCAATATTCAAAATCTCTGGCTTACTTTGATCTGATGAAAGAAACAAATATTTGCCCTGACACTATCACTTTTAATATAGTTATACATTGCCTTGTTAAGCTTGGACAATTTGGAAAAGCAGTGGATGTTTTTAACTCAATGCGAGAGAGAGGTGCAAAGTGTCAGCCTGATATAGTTACTTTTACCTGCATCATTCATGCATATTCAACTTGTGGACAAATTGAGAATTGCAAGGTGGCATTTGATATGATTCTTGCTGAAGGACTGAAACCTAATATTGTTGCTTATAATGCACTAATTGGTGCCTATGCTTCTAATGGAATGCATACAGAGGCATTGGCCACTTTTAATTTACTTAAACATGCAGGATTGAGACCTGATGTTGTATCATACACTTCCTTACTTAATGCTTATGGACGATCAGGACAGCCCGAAAAGGCTAAAGGATTCTTTGACATGATTAAACAGAATTCGTTGAGGCCAAATATTGTTAGTTACAACGCATTAATTGATGCATATGGATCTTCAGGTTTGTTGGCTGAAGCCATAGGAGTGTTGCATGCCATGGAAGAAGATGGTGTTCAAGCAGATATTGTCTCAATAAGCACACTTTTGGCAGCTTGTGGCCGATGTAGTCAAATTGTAAACATTGACTCTATACTATCAGCGGCTAGATCACGACGGATTAAGTTAAACACAGTTGCATATAACTCGGCAATTGGGAGCTATATGAGTGTGGAGGAATATGATAAAGCTGTATCTTTATACAGGTCAATGAGAGAAGATAATATAAAACCTGATTCCATTACTTTCAATATACTAATTAGTGGTTCTTGTAAGGTGAAAAAATATGCAGAGTCCTTACAGTTTTTGGATGAGATGATGGACCTAAATATTCCATTTTCCAAGGAGGTTTACTCATCTCTGATCCACTCATACAGCAAACAG GGCCAGCTAACAGAGGCTGAATCTATTTTCAATATGATGAAGGGGACTGATTGCTCACCTGATGTTATAACATACACTTCCATGATTCATGCATATTCTATAGCAG GGAACTGGATGAAAGCCTGGGAGCTGTTTGAAGACATGGAAAGAAATAACATTCAGCCAGATCCTGTTCTATGTTCATCATTAATAGAAGCCCTGAACATTGGATGCCAACCTGAGAAGGTTCTTTGGTTGGCAGAATTGATGAGAGAGAAGTATATCCCATTAAACTCAAGTGCTTCTTTTGGGGTCATATATGCTTGCAGCAT GGTAAGAGACTGGAGGGCAGCAAGCAAAACGATTGAATGTATGGAGAcatcattctcatcaatttcactTGGTCTCTTAAATCAGATTCTGCATTTCCTTGGAAAGAGTGGAAAGATTGAGACCATGATGAAG GTTTATTACAAGATATTATCCTCACATTCAAACGTCAGCTTGGTAACACACACAATTTTGTTGAAGAATCTTTTAGCATCTGGAAGATGGAGGATGTGTATTGAG GTTTTGCAGTGGATGGAAGATGCAGGAATTCAACCAACACTAAACATGTATCGCAGTGTTCTTTCATATGCTAGGAAGGACAACAGCGTGGAACATGCTAATCTcatccaagaaagaataa
- the LOC135642362 gene encoding uncharacterized protein LOC135642362 has translation MDPPAADAQNEREGFLAQVDSFLVDALENPRHRLTVLRMELAIQRFMQNPDQHQFEFQHLPTSYLRCAAHRVAQHYGLHTMSLDNSVDGLGSRVIARKTPNSKYPAICLSEVPPKQNEKEIAEQFKIAIRPRPMKGCLSDDVELGLKKGAVRSVEERKEEYDRARARIFSGSSNLEGYGSSSADSIDRRSLPSSMDEQEYALEEIEKTHSKDSASRVAIFRDMEKDRTDPDYDRSYERYVRGPAAYQNFGLQACNILQPPFVQYEADVSSFSPMSRNLANPSVNPYFAFGYDQNTKDAFCMQWPNPAMMYAYSYEHFRQAKFQAPLYQQPLSFEHPRNF, from the exons ATGGATCCTCCGGCGGCGGACGCGCAGAACGAGAGGGAGGGGTTTCTCGCCCAGGTGGACTCCTTCCTCGTTGATGCTCTCGAGAATCCTCGCCATCGGCTCACCG TTCTGCGAATGGAGTTGGCCATCCAGAGGTTCATGCAGAATCCTGATCAACATCAATTTGAATTTCAGCATTTACCGACTTCCTATCTAAGGTGTGCTGCACATCGTGTTGCTCAGCACTATGGGCTTCATACCATGTCACTCGACAACTCGGTAGATGGTCTAGGCAGCAGGGTGATAGCCAGGAAAACACCTAATAGCAAATATCCAGCTATCTGTTTATCAGAAGTTCCTCCAAAACAAAATGAAAAGGAAATTGCTGAACAATTTAAGATTGCCATTCGTCCAAGGCCAATGAAAGGTTGCCTGAGTGATGATGTCGAGCTGGGACTCAAAAAAGGCGCAGTGAGATCTGTGGAAGAGCGCAAGGAGGAATATGATAGAGCACGTGCCCGTATATTTAGTGGCTCTAGCAATTTGGAGGGGTATGGATCATCGTCTGCTGATTCAATTGACAGGAGAAGCTTGCCTTCCAGTATGGATGAGCAGGAATATGCACTAGAGGAGATCGAAAAGACCCATAGCAAAGATAGTGCATCTAGGGTTGCCATTTTCCGAGATATGGAGAAGGACCGCACTGATCCAGATTATGATCGGAGTTATGAAAG GTACGTTAGAGGACCCGCAGCGTACCAGAATTTTGGTCTGCAAGCATGCAATATTCTTCAGCCTCCTTTCGTACAGTACGAGGCAGATGTTTCCTCATTCAGCCCCATGTCAAGGAACCTAGCTAACCCATCGGTGAACCCATATTTTGCTTTCGGATACGACCAGAACACAAAGGATGCTTTCTGCATGCAGTGGCCCAACCCTGCCATGATGTATGCATACTCCTACGAACACTTCAGGCAGGCTAAGTTTCAG GCACCATTGTATCAGCAACCTCTGAGCTTTGAGCATCCGAGGAACTTCTAG